In Cydia pomonella isolate Wapato2018A chromosome 1, ilCydPomo1, whole genome shotgun sequence, one genomic interval encodes:
- the LOC133523130 gene encoding zinc finger protein 497-like, protein MEDSYIIANFHTLCRLCLNKSSLMVSIFGAAPDDETNSALTSKIAEFVELQMDPNDGLPGRICYKCLFKVDKCSKFRLQCIQNETRLRQITNRVNEQENSNSSEMSNFYTTTQDINKQDYIVEDSVVMVVDPSLDYDSSEESDNADQTNADPTERNNTPDGDHMPDSFFKNVAMCQYCDQAFISQDKCKEHEVTCHDPNLPFKCIECSLVFSERNQYVQHIKQVHGNDKPYHCPECDKSFGRRSDLRKHSIVHTGIRPFQCQYCLKSFSRNTNLSKHLRIHAGHKPHVCPLCPRSFVCRNDLERHVLVHSGMKPYACRKCPLTFGRRDKLIKHEVRHGPPSPNQVHQIDNEQETHDMVINVNPYSNLLTSPTHPGADYDLPRVPDHISGVSSFINQIHKNPSTPGKLATSPPKPKPVSNKNKPKNIKCHQCPKKLSSLDAYKTHVSIAHIGNRGFQCKICFKKFSRKRELDRHVTLHSGMKPFSCGQCDKKFNRKDNLNKHEETHECLVVNMPCIECGLTFEKKAELVAHIKSHFTDNFDDKPEIKKEDEPEFPIDDNYYDLET, encoded by the exons ATGGAAGATTCCTATATAATAGCTAATTTCCACACGCTGTGTCGCTTGTGTTTGAACAAGAGCTCTCTGATGGTGTCGATTTTCGGAGCCGCGCCTGATGATGAAACCAATTCGGCACTAACCTCGAAAATCGCTGAATTTGTCGAACTTCAG ATGGACCCTAATGATGGCCTTCCTGGAAGAATTTGCTACAAATGCTTGTTCAAAGTAGACAAATGTTCCAAATTTCGCCTTCAATGTATCCAGAATGAGACAAGATTGAGACAGATCACAAATAGAGTTAATGAACAAGAGAATTCTAATTCCTCTGAGATGTCCAATTTCTACACCACCACTCAAGATATCAACAAACAAGATTACATTGTAGAAGACAGTGTTGTTATGGTGGTAGATCCAAGCCTAGACTATGATTCCTCAGAGGAGTCTGACAATGCAGATCAAACCAATGCAGATCCCACAGAGCGAAACAACACCCCTGATGGAGACCATATGCCAGATTCATTCTTCAAAAATGTTGCCATGTGCCAGTATTGTGATCAAGCTTTTATTTCTCAAGATAAGTGTAAAGAACATGAGGTTACTTGCCATGATCCTAATCTGCCATTTAAATGTATAGAATGCAGCTTAGTCTTTTCTGAGCGAAACCAATATGTCCAGCATATTAAGCAAGTACATGGCAATGACAAGCCTTATCACTGCCCGGAGTGTGACAAGTCCTTTGGCCGCAGATCAGATTTGAGGAAGCATTCAATAGTTCACACTGGCATCAGGCCATTTCAGTGTCAGTACTGTCTCAAAAGCTTTTCACGTAACACTAATCTAAGCAAACATCTCAGGATACATGCAGGCCACAAGCCACATGTATGCCCTTTATGTCCAAGAAGCTTTGTGTGCCGTAATGACTTAGAGCGCCATGTCCTAGTCCACTCTGGTATGAAACCATATGCATGCCGAAAATGCCCTTTGACATTTGGTAGAAGAGATAAACTAATCAAACATGAAGTCAGGCATGGTCCTCCGAGTCCCAACCAAGTGCATCAAATAGACAATGAGCAGGAGACACATGATATGGTAATCAATGTCAACCCTTACAGCAACTTACTGACTTCTCCCACCCATCCTGGTGCTGATTATGATCTCCCTCGAGTACCAGACCACATTTCCGGTGTTAGTAGTTTTATTaatcaaatacataaaaacccTTCCACTCCCGGAAAGCTAGCAACATCTCCACCTAAACCAAAACCAGTATCAAATAAAAACAagcctaaaaatataaaatgtcatCAATGTCCAAAAAAGCTATCCTCGTTAGATGCATATAAGACTCATGTTTCAATAGCACACATTGGAAATAGAGGATTTCAAtgcaaaatatgttttaagaAATTTTCCCGCAAGAGAGAGCTGGACCGTCATGTGACCCTTCACTCTGGTATGAAGCCTTTCTCGTGCGGTCAATGTGATAAGAAATTCAACAGAAAAGACAATCTGAATAAACATGAGGAAACTCATGAATGCCTGGTTGTGAACATGCCTTGTATTGAATGTGGGCTCACTTTTGAGAAGAAAGCCGAGTTAGTGGCCCACATTAAATCTCACTTCACTGACAATTTTGATGACAAGCCTGAGATAAAGAAGGAGGATGAGCCGGAGTTCCCAATAGATGATAACTATTATGACTTGGAAACCTGA